The nucleotide window AGAAACTGGCCGTGTGTCACctgaaaattaatgaatattgtACATTTATGATAGGTGTTGTGAAAATGAATTAACTGGCGAATATTTCTTTCTTGAAAGATTCTTACCTTTGACATGATGAGAAATCGGTCTTTTCCGGGTATTTCCCATACACCGGTCCCATGCACATATCCGCCCACAAAATACTTATACGCGTCAAGGCTCCTGTACACTCGGAAATCCTCATGAGTATACTTCGCGGTTGTACGCACGAGATAGTTCACAATGTCGAAGTAATGCAGGTTGGGGAGGTTGCCGACTCGACAGTGTTCAAAgagtgagaaaaagaaaacctgCCAAGGTGTACGGAACACAAATACCAGCCTGGTCAAGTTTTTCTCGATACTTCTTCTTGCCCGCGTGATCCATATTTGAAAGAATGCATGAAAATGAAAGATCATCTTGCTTTTCATTTGCGTCCGTGTTGCAAGCTGCCATGTTGATGACCGGCAATATGGTAGgataaacattttcattatgGAAACAATGACGTAGGTCGAAACTATCTCTCGAGAATCTTTCACCGCAAACTGCGCAGACAAAACGTTTCTCTCCATTGTGGCTACTCATGTGTTTTTTCAAAAGAGACAGCATGACAAACGTTTTTCTACACTGAGAACATTCCCAGCATTTGTTGTTAGTGTGATACATCATATCACCTACAGAAAGTTCATCATAATCACTGTCAGTGTCAGAAGAGTGGGACGTGATTTCGTCACTATTTGATAGTGGCGCTAAAAGGCAGTCAACTAGTGATCCTCGACAGGGGTCTTCATCACTTTCTGTCATTATGTGTTGGCTCGTGCTGCTGAAACCATCTCGAGAGAATCTTTTATCACAAAGTGAGCAGTCATAAGGTTTTACGCCATTGTGGATTCTCATGTGGTTTTTCAAAAGAGACTAAGACTAAAGTTTttccacactgagaacattgcCAGCGTTTGCTGTCAGTGTGGCCTGCACCTGTCGAGCGCTCATCATTATCGGTGTCAGTGTCAGATGAACGTGACGACGTGTTGTCGTCATCTGATACTGAAGTGAAGAGGCTATCTGCTTGAGAGCCTGTGgagtggtctccatcactttCCGTTGTCATGTCTTGACTTGAGTTGCTGCTTGGTGGCTTGTAACCGTTATCATCGTCTTCAAAGAGTCCACCATTAAAGGCAACTTGGTAACATCATActcctcttcttcctgtttAACGTGACAGGGCTTTGGCTCCTCTCCCTCTTCAATTTGAGGACGCTCCTGTTGCTCGGGACGAAAACATTTATCACTGACGCCTGGAGGACACACATGGTTTGTTAGCGTTAAATTTCCCGCTGTGATATTGATGTTGTGTACGATTGTTGTAGGAGCCGTACAGACAAACTTTCTCAATAAGGGAAAACTAAGTTGCCAGATCGGATACTATTCATAAACGGTTTGGGGGATGCAATGTGTCCCACTCCACTAACAAAAAACTGCTTTTGACAGTACAATAATTGTTGATACAATATATGTTTCGGGGAAATCACATTTATGTTCCTAATATAATAAAGTGCATAAAAACGTGTCAATATCAGTAATGAACTATTAAAAGGCAAGTTAATGTCGATAATTTCTGAAAGTTATATTATTagacggcacggtgaccgactggttagagcatctgcctcacagttttgaggaccgcgattcaaatcccggccccgcctgtgtgaggtttgcatgttctccctgtgcctgtgtgggttttctcctggtcctccagtttcctcccacatccccaaaacaagcatcgtaggtttattgaagactctaaattgcccataggtgtgaatgtgagtgcggatgtttGTTtgaccaaagatagctgggataggctccagcacgcccgcgacccatttgtggataagcggctcagaaaatggatggctggatggatatattattagttttttataaaaatattaacGGTTCTTGTTGGgaccacagcgagtcactcatGTTTTTCTATAAGGTCTCTAGAGAAGAGATTTGCTAGAAAGACTGATTTCACTTGGCATGAGCAAATGTTCAACAACGCGGCCTgcaagagacaaaaaaaaatgcagcagaaatcttgcacacatttttccaAACATCCATGTTAGTTGAATTAAACTGTTCCACTTTGATAATGCATTAGCCAAAAACCTCGAGATCTAGATCCAGTGGAGCAGCCTACCGAAAGaataatttcataaataaataaataaccgccggaatatttttttttccatgatagAAAGAAGTTAAGTTACTAAACAAGCGAGAGTAAGaagtgaacaaacctgctccgTGTAACACATCTTGAGGCTTTTTGAAACCAGAGTCCAGTAGTTGATGTTGTTGCTCGTTCTCTTCTTTTGGTCCACAAATTTCCACCTCGTACTTTTCTTCTTTCACActttttgcacacattttcacaagaCAATCGCAACACTTTTCACTCACACTTGATCACTGCATAGCGACGTGTCTCTTTGTTAGCGTGAAGCGAGCTAAAATAAGCTAAACTCGCAAGAGATCTCAACGCAGTCCTTCGCTCCTCGGTTTCGAACGTGAGTCGGAACCGGAAATagttgttgatttatttatttatatttcctcCTTGATTAAGTGCATTACCGCCACCCATAGGGCTGTGGTTATTACAGTTTTGTcttacaatatttttaaacaagagcgttaatttaaaaaattctagTCCTgttgcatatacatatataaacacatatgtatatacatatataaacacatatgtatatacatatataatcacatgtatacatatatatacatatatatatatacatgtatatacatatatatttacatacatgtatatgtatatacatacatgtatatacatatatgtatatacatatatgtacatgtatatacatatacatacatgtatatacatacatatatgtacatgtatgtatatacatatacatacatgtatatacatacatatatgtacatgtatgtatatacatatacatacatatatgtacatgtatgtatatacatatacatacatgtatatacatacatatatgtacatgtatgtatgtacatatacatataagtatatacatacatatatgtatatatatatatatatatacatatatgtatatatacatatacatgtatatacacatatgtatatacatatatgtatatatatatatacacacatgtatatacatatatgtatatacatgtatgtatgtatatacatatacgtatatacatatatacatatacgtatatacatatatatatatatatatatacatatatatatacatatatacatatatgcatatatgtatatacatatatgtatatacatgtatatacatatatatatacatgtatatacatatatatatacacatgtatatacatatatatatacatgtatatacatatatgtatgtatatacatacatacatgtatgtatatacatacatacatgtatgtatatacatacatggatatatatacataaatggatatatatacatacatggatatacacgtatgtatacacatacatggatatacacatatgtatacatatatacgtatatatacacgtatgtatacatatatacgtatatatacacgtatgtatacatatatacgtatatatacacgtatgtatacatatatacgtatatatacacgtatgtatacacatacgtatatatacacgtatgtatacacatacgtatatatacacgtatgtatacacatacgtatatatacacgtatgtatacacatacgtatatatacacgtatatgtacatacgtatatatacacacgtatatgtacatacgtatatatacacacgtatatacatacgtatatatacatatacgtatatatacatatacgtatatacacgtatatatacatatacgtatatacacgtatatatacatatacgtatatacacgtatatatacatatacgtatatacacgtatatatacatatacgtatatacacgtatatatacatatacgtatatacacgtatatatatatacgtatatacacgtatatatatatacgtatatgtacacgtatatatatatatatatatacatatatatacgtatatgtacatatatatacatatatacatatacgtatatgtacacatatatatacatacgtatatatacacatatatatacatacgtatatatacacatatatatacatacgtatatatacacatatatatacatacgtatatatacacatatatatacatatacgtacatacacgtatatatatacatatacgtacatacacgtatatatatacatatacgtacatacacgtatatatatatatacacgtatatatatatatatatacacgtatatgtacatatatatatatatatatatatgtacatatatatatatatatatatatatatatatacacgtatatacacgtatatatatatatatatacacgtatatgtacatatatatgtacatatatatatatatgtacatatatatatatatatatatatatatatatatacacgtatatgtacatatatatacatacatatacatatacgtgtatatatacatatatatacatacatatacgtatatatacatatttatacatacatatacatatacgtatatacacgtatatatacatatatgtatatatacacatatacatatacgtatatacacgtatatatacatatatgtatatatacacatatacatatatgtatacatacatacatatatacacatacgtatatacatacatacatatatatatacgtatatacatacatcttcccatgggctcaccacctgtgggaggggccataggggtgcagtgcgagctgggcggcggccgaaggcggggacctcggcgatctgatccccggctacagaagctggctctagggacgtggaatgtcacctctctggcagggaaggagcccgagctggtgtgtgaggtcgagaagttacgACTAGATGTAGTCGGAcgcgcctccacgcacagctggggctgtggtaccagtcctctcgagaggggttggactctcttccactctggagttgcccacggtgagaggcgccgagcaggtgtgggtatatttattgctccccggctcagcgcctgtacgttggggttcaccccagtggacgagagggtagccaccctccgccttcgggtggggggacgggtcctgactgttgtttgtgcctatgcatcaaacagcagttcagagtacccacactttttggagtcctttgagggggtgctggagagcgttcCCACTGGGGACGCCATCaatctgctgggggacttcaatgcttgcttgggcaatgacagtgagacgtggaagggcgtgattgggaggaacggcccccccgatcagaacccgagcggtgttctgttgttgtccacacgtgcacttggcaccaggacaccctcggtcgcagttcgatgatcgactttgtggtcgtgtaattggacttgcggccgcatgtcttggacactcgtgtgaagagaggggcggagctgtcaactgatcaccacctggtggtgagttggcttcgATGGTGGGgcaagatgccggtccgacgtggcaggcccaaacgtattgtgagcgtctgctgggaacgtctgacggaatcccctgtcagaaggaatttcaactcccacctccgacagaactttgctcatgttccgggggaggcgggggacattgagtcagagtggaccatgttccgcgcatccattgctgaggcggccgacaggagctgtggccgtaaggtggttggtgcctgtcatggcggccatccccgaacccgttggtggacaccaacagtgagggatgccgtcaagctgaattaggagtcctatcgggcctttttggcctgtgggactcctgaggcagccgatgggtaccggctggccaagcggaatgcagctttggtggtcgttgaagcaaaaactctggcatgggaggagttcggtgaggccatggagaaagatttCCGGACGGCGTcgaggaaattttggtccaccatccgacgtctcaggagggggatgcagtgcaccatcaatacTTTGTATAGTCGGGAtgaggcgctgctgacctcgactcccTACCGTTGTTAGCCggtagggagaatacttcgaagacctcctcaattccaccaacacgccttctcatgagggagcagagtctgggttctctgaggcgggctctccaatttctgaggttgaggtcaccgaggtggttaaaaagcttctcggtggcagggcccgggggtggatgagattcgttcctcaaggctctggatgttgtagggctgtcctgtttaacacgcctctgcaacatcgcgtggacatcggggacagtgcctctggattggcagactggggtggtcgtccccctttttaagaagggggaccggaggatgtgttccaactagagggggatcacactcctcagcctccctggtaaggtctattcaggggtgctggagaggagggtccgtcgggaagtagaatctcagattcaggaggagcagtgtggttttcgtcctggccgtggaacagtggaccagctctacactcttagcagggtcctcgagggtgcatgggagttcgcccaagcagtctacatgttttgtggatttggagaaggtgttcgactgtgtccctcggggtgtcctgtgggggttggtccgggagtatggggtaccgaaccccctgatacgggctgttcggtccctgtacgaccggagtcagagtttggtccgcatatccggcagtaagtctgactcgtttccggtgagggttggacaccgataaggctgccctttgtcaccgattctatttataacttttatggacagaatttctaggcgcagccgaggcgtagagggggtccggtttggttgcctcagtattgaatctctgctttttgcagatgatgtggttctgttggcttcatcaagccgtgacctccaactctcactggagcagttcgcagctgagcctgaagcggctgggatgagaatcagcacctacaaatctaagaccatggtcctcagtcggaaaagggtggagtgtcctcttcaggtcggggatgagatcctgccccaagtggagttgaagtatcttggggtcttgttcacgtgtGGGGTAAGAATGgcacaggagatcgacaggcggatcggtgcagcgtctgcagtgatgcggactttgtatcgatccgttgtggtaaaggagctaagccggaaggcaaagctctcgatttaccggtcaatctacattcctaccctcacctatggtcacaagctgtgggtcgtgaccgaaagaacaagatcccggatacgagcggccgaaatgagtttcctctgcagggtgtccgggctctcccttagagatagggtgataagctcggtcatccgggaggatctcagaggagagtcgctgctcctccgcatcgagaggagccagatgaggtggctggggcatctgattcagatgcctccccggtggagtgttccgggcacgtccccgGGGACGCCCCAttacacgctggagagactacgtcttccagctggcctgggaacgcctcgggatccccccggaagagctggaggaaatggctgtggagagggaagtctgggcgtccctgctaaagctactgcccccgcaacctgactttggataagcggtagaacatggtttgatggatggatgtgtgtgtatgtgtatatgtgtgtatatatatgtatgtatatatatgtatatatatatatatatatgtatatatatatatatatatgtatatacatatatatgtgtatatatacatatatatatatctatatatatacacatatatatatatatatgtgtatatctatatatagatatacatatatatatacacacatgtgtgtgtgtgtgtgtgtgctatatgtaaaaaaaatctctaaattaaaacaaagaaaactttAGAACAaactttttattctattttgcaATATCTTTCGCTACTCATTTTATTCCTCTCTAgttaatttagctttttcttattttataaaGGTTAAATGCAGTGCACTTACAGGAATACACTCACCTACAGAACTTTAACTTCACCATCACAGTCATCATATATTCAAACTCAGTGGGGCTAATTGGCATGTGGGCAGTGTGCCACCGCACTGGGCGGCACTCTGGacgttatgtttaaaaaaaataattctatccccattttttattttattttcccatcCTTCACTGTGATTTAGGTAAAATACAGCAGTTACATCTGTCTTTCAGGACATGGTAACCTACAAAAGTTCATTTGAGGCAACCGGACTATTCTCGTTGGGTGTGTCCCCTGATGGCAGTCAACAGCAGTGTTGTTGATGCCCAGCGTGTAGTGAAGCGAAAGTCTTGCGTAGCAATCTGTCGTTCGCTCGCCTTGAGGCAAAGCAGCTCTTTAGGGCCACTCTTCCCGTAGAATGAGGCAATCTTGAGCAGAGCGATGTCAGGACATTGTTATAGGCAGGCGATAGAAGAGGTTTGAGGCATCACCTATTGTATGGAGACATCTTTTCTAATTTGACATGGATGGCTTCTTTTCACCTCAAACCAGCGGCCATTCCTATCCAGAATTTGGATGTCATTGTCCTTCTTGAGATGCAATTGAATCACTGACTATGGACCTGAAGAAACCTCTGCGTCACTCGAGAAGAtatcaaaaaacacattgtacaCTGACGCCGGGCCCGTCTCGAGAAGCTCCCCAGTCCTTATAACCAATCCTTTAGTTTCTGTtactaatataaaaatactgtagCACTTACTAAACTTGCAATGAAAATAACTTTTATTGACTTAAGTTTCACATTATTCACATACCGGTAGAGTTTTCCTTTGCTTGACCCTAATGCGATTGTAAACATagaatttaatatttttccagTTGCGGTTCTTTAGCGCTTTTGGGTCAGCCCTTAAACATTCCTCACAGTCATTCTTTCCTGGGACAATGCAAGAGGTGATGAAACGACTCATATGTTTCTTCACTGCCTGGACTTCTTGCTGGCTCCACTGTGTTGACGTCTTCTGTCGTGCTTTACCTAATGTGACTAGCACAGGCAGCTCAATGCAAAACTAATACTAAAATCTACATTTTCAGCAAGATGTACAGCAAGAAAGCAAATTTAACATAATAGAGCCTGGATGTAGCATTTACCATCAATGGTAGTCGAACAAGTTGCCTCCTCCAAGGGCGCGGTCTCTTCAGTTTTCGAACAGGTTGCCTCCTCCAAGGTATTGTCATCTTCCTCACTGCTGTCAATAACTGTTTCTGTTGAAGTAATGCAAAGTACAGCTCGTTAATgtgaataaacaaaaaataaactgtacaAATATTCAGAAACATTCAACACAccatgtgaatttatttcaatttgatCCAAGTCCTGGCCTTGAAACTCAGCTAATCTTCCTTGTTCGAGTGCCATCAAAACTTTGCTGATCTTGGCAAGTTGCTCGGTCTTCTGAGGGAGTCGACAGAACTCAGGAGGGACTTTTATGTCATGACCAAGAACGTTAGCCAGCTGGTTCATCTCAGTGTCGGTCATGTTCAGCACAGTCGACAAGGTTGCTGCATGCTTGCACAGTCTGGTggatgtgattgacttggagtACTTCACACCACAAAGCTTCGCATGGCCACGGAGGCAGTTTGAAGCTCGGGCGTGTGTCATGGTGCCAGGTCTTGCAAACAggtatttgttttcttcaagaACTCCACAGCTCTGTCTCAGCAGAACAAGGAGTTGTAATGCACACAGCATCTTTGGTGTCAGGAGAATTGGAATTGGCCGGCCATGTTTCCCCATGACGATAATCTTTATGAAATGTCTGCACAGTTTTTTCTCAACTTCAGAGAGTGCCCAGTCGACATTCTTGTGTGGATCAACAGTCTCGCTTGCTAAAAATGCAGATAAGGGCATGTTCGCAACCACGGCCTCCCTGCGTcggttaaaaataattatttggctGAGGCAGACATTGGATAGCTCCACCCAGGCTTGGCAAGAAATGCTTTGGGCAAGGCATTTGTAGTGCTTGTCTCCCATTTGGTTGAGATATATGTGCATTTTCTGAACATCTTCAATAAAAGGCACAAGAGTGGGCATGTTCCATCGAGAGTCCTTGATGTTCCTCAGTCCTACAGGCGAAATCAATTCATTCCACCTTTTCTGATGGACTTTTTGGAACTCAGTGGCTTTCTTTACAAGCGCTTCATTGTCTGTGATTAAACCTTGAGCTTCTAACAATTTGCTTGCTTCAGTCAGGGTATTGTGAAGTTTGTTGGCAAGTGTTGGATAAGTGAGCTTCCCTGCTTTAATGTTATACCCGCATGTCGACTTCACAGCTTCAGTCAGTTCTGTGTACTTTTGTGGATCTATGAGGTCTTCAAATTTTTTACAGGAGGTGACCTTCCTTGCATTTGCAATGAGCCTCCCCATTTCTCTCATCTTGACTCGCACATACTCGAGGTTTTTTGCTGATGTTCCACCTTTGTTTAACAGGCGTTGCCCAATATCAATAATGACcttgtcattttttattatatctGTGATTGAGTTATGATTCATGGCACTGATGACACCCCAAAGTTCCTTACTCGCGTGGGAAGGTATCCGACCTATGTATGAACACAGTGACTGAACCCGCTTCCTTCCCGGCTTAGGAGGGACTGATGCAGGGTTAAAGACACAAGCGTGCATATGTCGCCACAACACCTTCCTTGCAAAAAGCCCTTGACAGTAGGCACAGTGCATGAAGTCACTTCCCTGCGCTTCTTTGGGTGGTTGCTTATATGGCACCAGCTCACCCTTTCCTGACTTCAAAACAGCAGTATTGTGTTCAAAATTGCCCCTGTTGCGAATGTAATCGAGCtgcttttttctctcctttgacCTCTTTGGAAAGCTTAGGGCTTCAGCCACATCCCATTTATCGTGATGTGCGCATTGTAGGTGTCGAGCCATCTTTGCATAAGGCTTTGAACAATACAAGCAATAATGTCTCTTGAAGTATGTTCTTTTGTGGCTTCTTTTTTGGTATGCACGAATAAAAACATGGCCGTTTACTCCACTACTTGAATTTGGTTCATCAGGGGATGTGGTTGAACCATGTGGTTGGGGAGAACCTGGAGAACATTTCCAGCGTTCTTTGTCAGTGTCACAAGTTGCATCACAGTTCGAGTGTTCATCATCACCACTGTCTGTGTCGAAAAAGGGTGATGATATGTTGTCACACTCTGATTGTGGAGCTGAGAGGTTGTCTGCTTGTGATCGTCCACAGCTGTCTCCATtatcttttttcatttgttgacaTAAGCTGCTACTTGGAGGTTCAGCCTCTCTGTTGTCCTCACTTTCACCTTTACCAGCATCTTCACTCCTCAAAGTTAATGCCAACTTGGTGACATCATACTCCttgtcttcctctttaatgttaTAGGAGTTTGGCGGCTCTTTTTCTTTGTGGAGGGGctctttttcctcttcctctttattgTGACAGAGCAttggctcctcttcctctttgtgaTGGGACTTTGGCTCCTCTTTCTCTTTGATGTGGAGGGACTCTTTTTCCTCTTCATCTTTAATATGGGGGGGCTCTTCATTCTCTTTCTCGTTAATGTGGGggggcttttccttttttttgtcaatgtaagGGGGCTTTGGCACCTGCTGCTCAGGATGAAGATATTCTTCATCGACGTCTGTAATTAACAACAAGACAAAGGTACATGGTTTGGTAAAATCAAACTTTGCTCGGTCATGTCTCATGCTGTAACTGTGatgtgtattattgtttataCGTTTTTGACAATGTTCATCAAGACGTTAGATAATCACATTTACATTCCTTTCAAAGGCGCTTGAGGAGTTGATTAGTTGGAATAGTACTAGGAATTGATGATTCGCTATTCAGATTGATTTTCACATTCCAATGAAAAAATTATTCCCAAATCAGAATTTTTGCATtcgaatgaaaacaaatcaatgcGTTGCAATGCTTTTGTTTACTTCCACtaccattttgacttactgcgcatCGCTTCTGCCTATGTACGCATTGTAGCGCAGATCTTAAAGTtttcttaaaaattaaatgcgCTATTTAAGAGAGAGAAAGGCAGAAAGTTGATCCAAATAGCTAGCACGGCTAAGTAGCCAGCAGGCACTGGCGACGAGCGCAAAGACCCGACTGGGATTCTACCTGTGGCCAAGCTTTGGCGAGGGAGCCtagttaaagtaagccattttaaactaacaaGAAAAACTTTTCTGTACGGAGCCACGCCAACTAAAACGCGCcagtcaaaagtcaaaacatgCCCACGTACTCTCTTACCGGTTCTTTAGATAGTTCGCAAATAATCAATttggagtttttatttgttggactattattttggaatagtacaagtAACTAACACTTCGATTGTGATTTGTTATTCAGTCGTCACTATCAATACGAATAACGATGGGGGTTTTAGAGGGCAAGTTCGACCATTAAACTGGAAGTACAACattttgtcaatttcatttttatctAAATGGCACAAAAAAGCGAAATGAAGTGCAAAGTGAAATTCAACtcccgtattttcacgaccataaggcacacttaaagggcaccttatgtgtgcaccgagttccaaaatctgtaaatgttgtgtgattttaatgagcgctccgcttgactggctaggagcatttcctgccgacacgctgcttatatagaggaaggcggacgtgactgaggacagcatgcggacgtaaagggggaagggtgcacgtgacagaggatgctaaagacacgcccccagtagggatatagttccggtatgtggatcggtttggctaaggacctaCGGCTTCTTTACAGACTTGTTTAAACTCAGTCATATTGGAgggtttttgtgtatgtgtcttAAGGTCATACCACACAAAAATGGCACCAACGAAGAGACAcccttacgaagcacagtttaaactgcaagctattagttacggaacatgggaattgagcagccgcgagagaattcaagatcaacgaatccatggttcgcaagtggaggaagcaggaaaacgagctttgccaagtcaagaagacga belongs to Phyllopteryx taeniolatus isolate TA_2022b unplaced genomic scaffold, UOR_Ptae_1.2 contig_24, whole genome shotgun sequence and includes:
- the LOC133473276 gene encoding uncharacterized protein LOC133473276 isoform X2, coding for MCARTSAEYVGELSGTKEERRRQRRLLDASFKKLRDVLFGADVDEEYLHPEQQVPKPPYIDKKKEKPPHINEKENEEPPHIKDEEEKESLHIKEKEEPKSHHKEEEEPMLCHNKEEEEKEPLHKEKEPPNSYNIKEEDKEYDVTKLALTLRSEDAGKGESEDNREAEPPSSSLCQQMKKDNGDSCGRSQADNLSAPQSECDNISSPFFDTDSGDDEHSNCDATCDTDKERWKCSPGSPQPHGSTTSPDEPNSSSGVNGHVFIRAYQKRSHKRTYFKRHYCLYCSKPYAKMARHLQCAHHDKWDVAEALSFPKRSKERKKQLDYIRNRGNFEHNTAVLKSGKGELVPYKQPPKEAQGSDFMHCAYCQGLFARKVLWRHMHACVFNPASVPPKPGRKRVQSLCSYIGRIPSHASKELWGVISAMNHNSITDIIKNDKVIIDIGQRLLNKGGTSAKNLEYVRVKMREMGRLIANARKVTSCKKFEDLIDPQKYTELTEAVKSTCGYNIKAGKLTYPTLANKLHNTLTEASKLLEAQGLITDNEALVKKATEFQKVHQKRWNELISPVGLRNIKDSRWNMPTLVPFIEDVQKMHIYLNQMGDKHYKCLAQSISCQAWVELSNVCLSQIIIFNRRREAVVANMPLSAFLASETVDPHKNVDWALSEVEKKLCRHFIKIIVMGKHGRPIPILLTPKMLCALQLLVLLRQSCGVLEENKYLFARPGTMTHARASNCLRGHAKLCGVKYSKSITSTRLCKHAATLSTVLNMTDTEMNQLANVLGHDIKVPPEFCRLPQKTEQLAKISKVLMALEQGRLAEFQGQDLDQIEINSHETVIDSSEEDDNTLEEATCSKTEETAPLEEATCSTTIDGKCYIQALLC
- the LOC133473276 gene encoding uncharacterized protein LOC133473276 isoform X1 — its product is MCARTSAEYVGELSGTKEERRRQRRLLDASFKKLRDVLFGADVDEEYLHPEQQVPKPPYIDKKKEKPPHINEKENEEPPHIKDEEEKESLHIKEKEEPKSHHKEEEEPMLCHNKEEEEKEPLHKEKEPPNSYNIKEEDKEYDVTKLALTLRSEDAGKGESEDNREAEPPSSSLCQQMKKDNGDSCGRSQADNLSAPQSECDNISSPFFDTDSGDDEHSNCDATCDTDKERWKCSPGSPQPHGSTTSPDEPNSSSGVNGHVFIRAYQKRSHKRTYFKRHYCLYCSKPYAKMARHLQCAHHDKWDVAEALSFPKRSKERKKQLDYIRNRGNFEHNTAVLKSGKGELVPYKQPPKEAQGSDFMHCAYCQGLFARKVLWRHMHACVFNPASVPPKPGRKRVQSLCSYIGRIPSHASKELWGVISAMNHNSITDIIKNDKVIIDIGQRLLNKGGTSAKNLEYVRVKMREMGRLIANARKVTSCKKFEDLIDPQKYTELTEAVKSTCGYNIKAGKLTYPTLANKLHNTLTEASKLLEAQGLITDNEALVKKATEFQKVHQKRWNELISPVGLRNIKDSRWNMPTLVPFIEDVQKMHIYLNQMGDKHYKCLAQSISCQAWVELSNVCLSQIIIFNRRREAVVANMPLSAFLASETVDPHKNVDWALSEVEKKLCRHFIKIIVMGKHGRPIPILLTPKMLCALQLLVLLRQSCGVLEENKYLFARPGTMTHARASNCLRGHAKLCGVKYSKSITSTRLCKHAATLSTVLNMTDTEMNQLANVLGHDIKVPPEFCRLPQKTEQLAKISKVLMALEQGRLAEFQGQDLDQIEINSHETVIDSSEEDDNTLEEATCSKTEETAPLEEATCSTTIDVTLGKARQKTSTQWSQQEVQAVKKHMSRFITSCIVPGKNDCEECLRADPKALKNRNWKNIKFYVYNRIRVKQRKTLPVCE